The DNA sequence GCGCCCATTGCAACAGCTTGTTTCAAAGCTTCTTTTGCTTGTGGAGGGCCCATTGTGACGACGGTGACGCGGCCTCCGTGTTTTTCGCGAAGCCTAAGAGCTTCTTCAATTGCGCATTCATCGAATGGATTTACGATGGAAGGCACACCCTCGCGAATGAGCGTATTCGTTTCGGGGTTTATCTTAACTTCCGTAGTGTCCGGAACTTGTTTGATACAAACAACTATTTCCATTAGCCGTGTTTAACGCTTTCCTTAATTAAGGACAATCCGATCTGGTTTCGCTGTATCTGGTTTGTCCCTTCATAGATTTGTGTTATTTTTGCATCTCTTGCCATTTTTTCCACCGGATATTCTTTCATGTATCCATATCCGCCAAGAACTTGGATCGCATCGATTGTAACTTTCATCGCAGTATCAGATGCGAAAAGTTTTGCTTCTGATGCCGGGAGAGTATAATCTTTCGCCCCGTTGTCGATCATCCTGGCGCAAGCGTAAACTAGCGCGCGGGCCGCTTCGATCCCAGTTGCCATATCGGCCAATATATGCTGGATCGCTTGGATCGCGATAATAGGTTTGCCGAATTGAACTCTTTGTTTGGCATATTTGATCGATTCATCAAGCGCGCCTTGCGCGATGCCTACAGCTTGAGCTCCAATGCCCGGCCTTGTAAGATCGAGCGTTTTCATGGCAACGATAAATCCCATGCCCTCGCGGCCTAAAAGCTGGCTCTTATGAACCTTGCATTCCTGGAATACAAGTTCTCGAGTAGCGGAACAGCGGATGCCCATTTTATTTTCTTTTTTCCCGAAGGTGAATCCCGGCGCGCCCTTTTCTACGATAAATGCAGAAGCTCCTCTCGGCCCTTTGCTTTTATCGGTGATAGCTATTACAGAATAAGTTTCGGCTTCGCCGCCGTTTGTTATCCATTGCTTTGTTCCGTTTAAAACATAATAGTCGCCTTCTTTTCTGGCCGTTGTCTCAAGACCTGCCGCGTCTGACCCTGCGCTTGCTTCGGTCAAGCCAAATGCCGCGAGTTTTTTCCCTGCAGCGATCTCCGGCATGTATTTTTTCTTTTGTTCTTCGGTGCCGAATAACAGTATCGGGGTCGAGCCTAACGCCGACGCGGCAAAAGTGACTCCTACTCCGCCGCAAACGCGGCTTATCTCTTCTGTCACAAGGCAGAAATTAAATACGCTCTGCCCCATGCCGCCAAGCTCTTCGGGGATATATAGCCCGCATAGGTCGGCATCCGAGAACGCTTTCATTGCTTCCCAGGGGAATTCGCCTTTTTCATCCCATTCCGCCCTTTTAGGCAGAACTTTTTCTACCGCTACTTTTCGCGCCAAGTCCCTGATCATCTGCTGTTCTTCGGTCAACCCATAATTAAGCATTTATTTTACCCCCATCTTATTACATTGGCGCCATATGTCAGCCCCGCACCGAAACCCGCAAGCACTACAATGCCGCCTTTATGGACTTTTTTATCGGCAACCGCCTCATCCAATGCGATCGGGATCGATGCTGCGGACGTATTGCCATATTTTTGCAAATTAACATATACTTTATCTTTTGGCAAGTTGAATTTTTTGATAACGTGGTCGATTATCCTGATATTTGCCTGGTGCGGTATCAAAAGACCGATATTAGACATTGATAGATTTGTTAATCTTAATACTTCCAGTACCGACTCCTCGAGCGCGCGCACTGCGAATTTAAAAACCTCTTTGCCGTCCATGCAAATAAATCCTTTTTGCGGCATTACAAGAAATTTCCCACCCTCGCCTTTAACTTTAAGATAACTTCCGAGGATCCCACAATCCTCGTTCGTGGCTTGAAGGACAACAGCTCCTGCCCCATCGCCAAAAAGTATGCATATGTTCCGGTCCTTCCAGTCAACATATTTAGTTAAAGTATCCGCGCCAACAACCAGGATATTCTTATAAGTCCCGGTTTCTATATACTTGGAAGCGACAGACATCGCGAAATTAAAACCGGAACATGCCGCAGACACATCAAATCCCGCCGCATTTGTTGCCCCAAGCTTATCCTGGATGACGCAGGCTACAGACGGGAATAAGACGTCAGGCGTGCACGTGGCGACTATAATGAGTTCAATGTCTTTTTTGGATAATTTTGCGGATTCGATGGCTCTTTTTGAAGCCTCGTAGGCGAGATCGGATGTCGCAGTCTTTTCGTCGGACACCCTGCGCTCTATGATCCCAGTCCTTGCGCGTATCCATTCGTCGGACGTTTCCACTTTCTTTTCAAGGTCTAAATTCGTTACAACGCCTTGCGGAACAAAAGATCCGGTCCCCAAAATTCTAGCTCTCACTTGCTTTCCTCTTGTTTAATGCATTCGACTATATTTTCTTTGACCGATTCGTTCGCGACCCTTATCGCGTTCATAATCGCGCGGGCTTTTGCCCTGCCGTGCGCCTTGACGCACACGCCATTAACGCCCAATAGCTGGGCGCCGCCGTATTCATCATAATCGATCTTCTTTTTTAAACCGTTAAAAGCCGGCATCATGAACAAGGCGCCGATCTTGGCAAGGGCGCTTTTCGATATCTCTTTTTTTAGCAGGTCGATTATCCGGTACGAGATGCTTTCGGCCAATTTAAGGACTAAATTCCCGACAAAGCCGTCGCAGACCACAACGTCGACATTGCCCGAAAGTATTTCCTTGCTTTCAACGTTGCCGATAAAATTAATGTTCGATTGTGACAACAATTCCCACGCCGCCTGCGTCAATTCGTTGCCTTTTTCTTTTTCTTCGCCGATATTGAGCAATCCGACCCTTGGCCGATATATATGCATTACATGTTCGGCATAAAGGCTCCCCATCTCGCCGAATTGCTGGAGGTGCTTCGGCTTGTTGTCGACATTCGCCCCCATATCAAGAAGCAGGACCCTCGAATTTTCAGTGGGAAAAAC is a window from the Candidatus Saganbacteria bacterium genome containing:
- a CDS encoding ketoacyl-ACP synthase III, giving the protein MRARILGTGSFVPQGVVTNLDLEKKVETSDEWIRARTGIIERRVSDEKTATSDLAYEASKRAIESAKLSKKDIELIIVATCTPDVLFPSVACVIQDKLGATNAAGFDVSAACSGFNFAMSVASKYIETGTYKNILVVGADTLTKYVDWKDRNICILFGDGAGAVVLQATNEDCGILGSYLKVKGEGGKFLVMPQKGFICMDGKEVFKFAVRALEESVLEVLRLTNLSMSNIGLLIPHQANIRIIDHVIKKFNLPKDKVYVNLQKYGNTSAASIPIALDEAVADKKVHKGGIVVLAGFGAGLTYGANVIRWG
- the plsX gene encoding phosphate acyltransferase PlsX, producing the protein MGGDFAPEETIKGAILALSNTPGLDITLIGETDRLANIIQKQKFIGHIDIHNATQNIGMNESPVSAIREKKDASINVALDLLKSGTVSAVVSAGNTGAFMAGSLFKLGRISGVERPAIATVFPTENSRVLLLDMGANVDNKPKHLQQFGEMGSLYAEHVMHIYRPRVGLLNIGEEKEKGNELTQAAWELLSQSNINFIGNVESKEILSGNVDVVVCDGFVGNLVLKLAESISYRIIDLLKKEISKSALAKIGALFMMPAFNGLKKKIDYDEYGGAQLLGVNGVCVKAHGRAKARAIMNAIRVANESVKENIVECIKQEESK
- a CDS encoding acyl-CoA dehydrogenase family protein, with the protein product MLNYGLTEEQQMIRDLARKVAVEKVLPKRAEWDEKGEFPWEAMKAFSDADLCGLYIPEELGGMGQSVFNFCLVTEEISRVCGGVGVTFAASALGSTPILLFGTEEQKKKYMPEIAAGKKLAAFGLTEASAGSDAAGLETTARKEGDYYVLNGTKQWITNGGEAETYSVIAITDKSKGPRGASAFIVEKGAPGFTFGKKENKMGIRCSATRELVFQECKVHKSQLLGREGMGFIVAMKTLDLTRPGIGAQAVGIAQGALDESIKYAKQRVQFGKPIIAIQAIQHILADMATGIEAARALVYACARMIDNGAKDYTLPASEAKLFASDTAMKVTIDAIQVLGGYGYMKEYPVEKMARDAKITQIYEGTNQIQRNQIGLSLIKESVKHG